A genomic region of Conger conger chromosome 6, fConCon1.1, whole genome shotgun sequence contains the following coding sequences:
- the LOC133131569 gene encoding protein VAC14 homolog gives MNTEKDFSPLTPNIVRALNDKLYEKRKVAALEIEKLVREFVAQNNSTQIRHIIQILASEFALSQHPHSRKGGLIALAACSIALGKDSGLYLKELIEPVLTCFNDSDSRLRYYACEALYNIVKVARGAVLPHFNVLFDGLSKLAADPDPNVKSGSELLDRLLKDIVTERNKFDLVAFVPLLRERIYSNNQYVRQFIISWDTRARNMKNF, from the exons atgaacacagaGAAGGACTTCTCCCCTTTGACACCCAACATCGTGAGAGCGCTCAACGACAAACTTTACGAAAAGAGAAAAGTTGCCGCTTTAGAGATTGAGAA gcttGTGCGGGAGTTTGTTGCCCAGAATAATTCCACCCAGATACGACATATCATCCAGATCCTGGCCTCTGAGTTTGCCCTGTCGCAGCACCCCCACAGCCGCAAGGGGGGGCTCATCGCCCTGGCTGCCTGCTCCATCGCCCTGGGGAAG GACTCGGGGCTGTACCTGAAGGAGCTGATCGAGCCAGTCCTCACCTGCTTCAACGACTCGGACAGCCGCCTGCGTTACTACGCCTGCGAGGCGCTGTACAACATCGTGAAGGTGGCTCGGGGCGCGGTGCTCCCCCACTTCAATGTCCTCTTCGATGGGCTGAGCAAG CTGGCTGCAGACCCAGACCCCAACGTGAAGAGTGGGTCTGAACTGCTGGATCGACTTCTGAAG GACATTGTGACAGAGCGCAACAAGTTTGACCTGGTGGCCTTTGTCCCCTTGCTGCGTGAGAGGATCTACTCCAATAACCAGTACGTTCGCCAGTTCATCATATCCTGG GACACGCGCGCGCGCAACATGAAGAATTTCTGA